In the Wyeomyia smithii strain HCP4-BCI-WySm-NY-G18 chromosome 2, ASM2978416v1, whole genome shotgun sequence genome, one interval contains:
- the LOC129722004 gene encoding AP-3 complex subunit sigma-2 isoform X2, translating to MQQQIIKETFQLVSKRDDNVCNFLEGGSLIGGSDYKLIYRHYATLYFVFCVDSSESELGILDLIQVFVETLDKCFENVCELDLIFHADAVHHILSELVMGGMVLQTNMSDILARIEEQNKLQKQEAGLSAAPARAVSAVKSMNLPQQIKDIKLPDLPQAIKDLKF from the exons ATGCAACAACAGATAATAAAGGAAACCTTTCAATTAGTTTCAAAACGAGATGATAATGTGTGCAATTTTCTCGAAGGAGGAAG TTTAATAGGTGGCTCAGATTACAAACTAATCTACAGGCACTACGCGACGCTGTACTTTGTGTTTTGCGTAGATTCGTCCGAAAGCGAGCTTGGTATTCTAGATCTGATTCAAGTGTTTGTCGAGACGTTAGATAAATGTTTCGAAAACGTGTGTGAATTAGATCTGATATTCCATGCGGACGCCGTTCATCACATTCTATCTGAACTAGTGATGGGAGGTATGGTTCTTCAAACTAATATGTCAGATATCTTGGCTCGcattgaagaacaaaataagCTTCAGAAACAAGAAGCGGGTCTTTCAGCAGCTCCAGCAAGAGCCGTCAGTGCTGTTAAAAGTATGAACTTACCACAACAGATAAAGGATATAAAATTACCGGATCTTCCGCAAGCTATTAAG GATTTAAAATTCTGA
- the LOC129722004 gene encoding AP-3 complex subunit sigma-2 isoform X1 has product MIKAILVFNNHGKPRLSKFYQYFNEDMQQQIIKETFQLVSKRDDNVCNFLEGGSLIGGSDYKLIYRHYATLYFVFCVDSSESELGILDLIQVFVETLDKCFENVCELDLIFHADAVHHILSELVMGGMVLQTNMSDILARIEEQNKLQKQEAGLSAAPARAVSAVKSMNLPQQIKDIKLPDLPQAIKDLKF; this is encoded by the exons ATGATTAAGGCGATATTAGTATTCAATAATCATGGGAAGCCCAGATTATCCAAGTTCTACCAGTATTTC AATGAGGACATGCAACAACAGATAATAAAGGAAACCTTTCAATTAGTTTCAAAACGAGATGATAATGTGTGCAATTTTCTCGAAGGAGGAAG TTTAATAGGTGGCTCAGATTACAAACTAATCTACAGGCACTACGCGACGCTGTACTTTGTGTTTTGCGTAGATTCGTCCGAAAGCGAGCTTGGTATTCTAGATCTGATTCAAGTGTTTGTCGAGACGTTAGATAAATGTTTCGAAAACGTGTGTGAATTAGATCTGATATTCCATGCGGACGCCGTTCATCACATTCTATCTGAACTAGTGATGGGAGGTATGGTTCTTCAAACTAATATGTCAGATATCTTGGCTCGcattgaagaacaaaataagCTTCAGAAACAAGAAGCGGGTCTTTCAGCAGCTCCAGCAAGAGCCGTCAGTGCTGTTAAAAGTATGAACTTACCACAACAGATAAAGGATATAAAATTACCGGATCTTCCGCAAGCTATTAAG GATTTAAAATTCTGA